The following proteins are encoded in a genomic region of Vibrio spartinae:
- a CDS encoding ethanolamine ammonia-lyase subunit EutB, translating into MASYRYQLGTQTYQFGSLAEVMAKATPLRSGDQLAGVCAHSAEERVVAQMVLADLPLRVFLNEALIPYEKDEITRLIIDEHDADAFKTISHLTVGDFRNWLLQETTTDFELAKVRSGITPEMAAAVSKIMRNQDLILVAKKCQVITKFRNTIGLPGHLSTRLQPNHPTDDVNGIAASIFDGLMYGNGDAVFGINPATDSVTQAIKLMKLMDDVIQHYEIPTQSCVLTHVTNTIEAIEKGAPVDLVFQSIGGTEATNQGFGINANVLAEAYDAALSLNRGTVGNNVMYFETGQGSSLSANGHHGLDQQTCEARAYALARKFNPLLVNTVVGFIGPEYLFDGKQIIRAGLEDHFCGKLLGLPMGCDICYTNHAYADQNDMDNLLTLLGVAECSFIMGIPGSDDIMLNYQTTSFHDALYARQVLGLRPAPEFDAWLKAMKISPQDNHVQLNNELAPSFIQPLQLIQEAS; encoded by the coding sequence ATGGCGAGTTACCGTTACCAACTAGGCACTCAAACCTATCAATTTGGATCTCTAGCCGAGGTGATGGCGAAAGCAACACCATTACGCTCAGGAGATCAACTTGCGGGCGTTTGCGCCCACTCTGCCGAAGAACGCGTCGTTGCACAAATGGTTTTGGCGGATCTTCCACTAAGAGTATTCCTCAACGAAGCTCTAATTCCGTATGAGAAAGACGAAATCACTCGTTTAATTATCGATGAGCATGATGCCGATGCCTTCAAAACAATCTCACATTTAACCGTTGGTGATTTTCGTAATTGGCTATTACAAGAAACGACCACCGATTTTGAGTTAGCAAAAGTCCGTTCAGGAATAACACCTGAAATGGCAGCAGCGGTATCGAAGATCATGCGTAACCAAGATTTAATTTTGGTGGCGAAGAAATGTCAGGTGATTACTAAGTTCCGCAATACTATTGGCCTTCCGGGACATCTGTCTACTCGTCTTCAGCCCAATCACCCGACCGATGACGTCAACGGCATTGCGGCCTCAATCTTCGATGGCCTCATGTATGGTAATGGCGATGCGGTTTTCGGAATAAATCCCGCAACCGATAGTGTCACGCAGGCGATTAAGTTGATGAAGTTGATGGATGACGTTATTCAACATTATGAAATTCCGACTCAATCGTGTGTCTTAACTCATGTAACCAATACCATCGAAGCAATTGAAAAAGGCGCACCCGTTGATCTGGTTTTTCAGTCTATTGGTGGAACGGAAGCAACCAACCAAGGATTTGGTATTAATGCCAATGTGCTGGCGGAAGCTTACGACGCCGCATTAAGCCTGAATCGTGGAACCGTTGGAAATAACGTGATGTATTTTGAAACGGGCCAAGGAAGTTCACTTTCGGCAAACGGACACCATGGGCTTGACCAACAAACCTGTGAAGCAAGAGCTTATGCTTTAGCGCGTAAATTTAACCCCCTTTTAGTCAATACTGTTGTTGGCTTTATCGGCCCAGAATACTTATTCGATGGAAAACAAATCATCCGTGCAGGCTTGGAAGATCACTTCTGCGGCAAATTATTGGGCTTACCAATGGGCTGCGATATCTGTTACACCAACCACGCCTATGCGGACCAAAATGACATGGACAACCTGCTAACACTGCTTGGTGTGGCCGAATGCTCGTTCATCATGGGAATTCCTGGTTCCGATGACATCATGCTCAATTATCAAACGACATCATTCCACGATGCGCTTTATGCTCGTCAGGTGCTTGGTTTACGTCCGGCACCTGAGTTCGATGCTTGGCTGAAAGCGATGAAAATCTCACCCCAAGATAATCACGTTCAGCTAAACAATGAGCTTGCCCCATCGTTCATTCAACCCCTGCAGCTAATTCAGGAGGCGTCATGA
- a CDS encoding helix-turn-helix domain-containing protein → MNFSQMHHERNSLALKRCKSYSFDVNQQAESLVKWDQHYNQHSQGRFSGYLDELNFGGMHLFEEYTNQTLLQHCCVNEHNIWLGFSLQKQRPKINGTQIEEGQLMIRPSGVEFELITPKEFHIYGLVLDKRVLQQELIGLDADLWLNESAKILVSEPNTRVSYELAKIIGLMLHDNTPFSTVLNHNKGGERLKRLRPVISSAIADLLLQTETGMREIEVSAPAKRRVLERIRDHIEKTGRYPLTTTELCQIAYASRRTLQYCFEQELGVSPIQYLRDCRLNEIRRILLNTEEEVVISNLAVEFGFYHISTFNEHYKKLFGETPSQTRQRARLYHYKR, encoded by the coding sequence ATGAATTTTTCGCAAATGCATCATGAAAGAAATTCACTTGCACTAAAACGATGCAAGTCCTACTCATTTGATGTCAATCAGCAAGCCGAAAGTTTAGTCAAGTGGGATCAACATTATAATCAGCATAGCCAAGGCCGCTTTTCAGGTTATCTTGATGAGCTGAATTTTGGTGGTATGCACTTATTTGAAGAATATACCAACCAAACGCTGTTACAGCACTGCTGTGTCAATGAACATAATATTTGGCTTGGTTTTTCATTACAGAAACAACGCCCTAAAATTAATGGCACCCAAATTGAGGAAGGTCAATTGATGATCCGTCCATCAGGCGTTGAGTTTGAGTTGATCACCCCTAAAGAGTTTCATATCTATGGGTTGGTGCTAGATAAACGAGTGTTGCAACAAGAGTTGATTGGGCTCGATGCTGATTTATGGCTCAATGAATCAGCAAAAATTTTGGTGAGTGAGCCAAATACGAGAGTGAGTTATGAATTGGCCAAAATTATTGGTTTGATGCTGCACGATAATACGCCGTTCTCAACAGTGCTTAACCATAATAAAGGCGGCGAGCGTCTTAAACGCTTACGTCCCGTCATTAGTTCGGCTATTGCAGATTTACTGTTGCAAACCGAAACCGGGATGAGAGAAATTGAAGTTTCAGCGCCCGCAAAACGGCGTGTGTTAGAACGGATTCGAGACCATATTGAGAAAACAGGACGTTATCCTTTAACCACGACAGAGTTGTGCCAAATTGCTTACGCTAGCCGTCGAACGCTTCAATATTGTTTTGAACAAGAGTTAGGGGTATCTCCTATCCAATATTTACGTGATTGCCGTCTTAATGAAATTCGACGAATTTTACTCAATACAGAAGAAGAGGTTGTGATTTCCAACCTAGCGGTCGAATTTGGGTTCTACCATATCAGTACTTTTAATGAGCATTACAAGAAACTGTTTGGTGAAACCCCAAGTCAAACTCGACAACGTGCTCGTTTATACCATTATAAACGCTAG
- a CDS encoding transposase produces MTTARSQLICPEVTPYYHIVSRCVRRSFLCGYDPYCGKSYEHRREWVESRIFTLASIYCIGICSHAVMSNHYHMVVYIDKKKAISLSDHEVIERWGQEHQLPQLIQRLLDGQLTSQAERDACTQLIETWRHRLYSLSCFMQELNHEIAVRANNEDQCRGRFWEGRFKSQALLDEKALLAAMAYVDLNPVRANMADTPEQSEYTSIKARLTSLAQGKTETHNLVNFIGYEHQDNPQGIPFRLMDYIELVDWVGRQIREDKRGYIHQRLPNILTRLSLPQQECLKLCTELEKKPRLWVGSTERLNLAKQQLKKQRMLGIHIS; encoded by the coding sequence ATGACAACTGCCCGCTCACAACTCATTTGCCCCGAGGTCACGCCCTACTATCACATCGTCTCCCGCTGTGTCCGTCGCTCATTTCTATGTGGTTATGACCCTTATTGCGGTAAATCCTATGAACATCGCCGGGAATGGGTGGAATCGCGTATCTTCACATTAGCTTCTATCTACTGTATTGGGATTTGCTCCCATGCTGTGATGAGTAACCATTACCATATGGTCGTCTATATCGATAAAAAGAAGGCTATCTCTCTTTCTGACCATGAGGTCATTGAACGATGGGGACAAGAGCATCAACTCCCCCAGCTCATTCAGCGCCTTCTCGATGGACAACTGACTTCTCAAGCTGAGCGTGATGCCTGCACCCAACTCATTGAAACTTGGCGTCACCGACTCTATTCCCTCAGTTGTTTTATGCAAGAGCTCAATCATGAGATTGCCGTCCGTGCCAACAACGAAGACCAGTGCAGAGGGCGATTCTGGGAAGGACGGTTTAAATCTCAGGCTTTACTCGATGAGAAAGCCCTGTTAGCAGCGATGGCCTATGTCGACCTCAATCCGGTCAGAGCAAATATGGCTGACACACCCGAGCAGTCTGAGTACACTTCGATTAAAGCCCGACTGACTTCACTGGCGCAAGGAAAAACCGAAACCCACAATTTAGTGAATTTCATCGGCTATGAACATCAGGATAACCCCCAAGGTATTCCTTTCCGACTGATGGATTATATCGAATTGGTCGATTGGGTCGGGCGGCAAATCCGGGAAGATAAACGGGGCTATATTCACCAACGCCTACCCAATATCCTCACGCGGTTGTCTCTGCCTCAGCAGGAATGCCTCAAACTCTGCACCGAGCTGGAAAAGAAACCCAGACTCTGGGTCGGTTCAACCGAACGGCTTAATCTCGCGAAACAACAACTCAAAAAGCAGAGAATGCTCGGGATTCATATTTCCTGA
- a CDS encoding cysteine hydrolase family protein, whose translation MKSALLVIDVQNGVFGSTNPPYLSENVISNIEQLLSYASSSGIGIVFIQHEIPGVLVPGSDAWELFSGLTINASSYKVRKSTPDSFQNTDLKEYLDKNGIEHVLICGYSTDFCIDRTAFSAASKGYKVTLIEDAHTTHSKTHLDAPSIIAHHSFTLSKHPNIELNSTATLTSG comes from the coding sequence ATGAAATCGGCACTTTTAGTCATAGATGTACAAAATGGAGTTTTTGGGTCAACCAACCCACCATATTTATCTGAAAATGTAATAAGTAACATTGAGCAATTACTGAGTTACGCTAGCTCGTCTGGAATTGGGATTGTATTTATACAGCACGAAATACCTGGGGTACTAGTGCCAGGAAGCGATGCCTGGGAACTGTTTTCAGGCTTAACAATTAATGCTTCCAGCTACAAGGTTCGAAAAAGTACTCCAGATTCGTTTCAGAATACCGATTTAAAAGAGTATCTAGACAAAAATGGGATTGAGCATGTACTTATATGCGGTTATTCAACAGATTTTTGTATAGATAGAACGGCGTTTAGTGCTGCAAGCAAAGGCTACAAAGTCACCTTGATAGAAGATGCTCACACAACACACAGTAAGACTCATTTGGATGCACCTTCGATTATCGCTCACCATAGCTTTACTTTGTCTAAGCACCCTAATATTGAACTCAATTCTACGGCAACGTTAACTTCGGGCTAA
- a CDS encoding NUDIX hydrolase codes for MSCLFPYFFPITGCVRETIEEIVFVYEAKFKDEDLYNKTEMVGVETNGERFVVKWFDEEEIKTNNIPFYPDGIVGLLSND; via the coding sequence GTGTCCTGCTTATTTCCTTATTTCTTTCCAATAACAGGCTGCGTACGAGAAACTATCGAGGAAATCGTCTTTGTTTATGAAGCGAAGTTTAAAGACGAAGATCTCTATAATAAAACTGAAATGGTGGGGGTAGAAACTAACGGTGAACGTTTTGTAGTTAAATGGTTTGATGAAGAAGAAATCAAAACTAACAATATACCATTTTACCCCGACGGCATTGTGGGATTGCTTTCAAATGATTAA
- a CDS encoding VF530 family protein, translating to MTDEERIELQKNNPLHGLKLETLLQELVDFYGWDILDTAMRFNCFHTKPSIASSAKYLKKTDWAREKLENFYLYRFKRMPRASSEEFDMSPRARTFPHGLQPKDPMPLTVDSILKSQAKAASAHKERASRERHFRK from the coding sequence ATGACTGATGAAGAAAGAATTGAATTACAAAAAAACAACCCATTACACGGTCTTAAGTTAGAAACATTACTGCAAGAGCTAGTCGATTTTTATGGTTGGGATATTCTTGATACGGCCATGCGCTTTAATTGCTTTCACACCAAACCATCGATTGCGAGCAGTGCGAAATATTTAAAGAAAACTGACTGGGCGAGAGAGAAGTTAGAAAACTTTTACCTATATCGCTTCAAACGGATGCCTCGCGCATCGAGTGAAGAGTTTGATATGTCACCACGTGCTCGCACTTTCCCACATGGCCTTCAGCCTAAAGATCCAATGCCACTGACGGTTGATTCCATTTTGAAGTCGCAAGCGAAAGCGGCATCAGCGCATAAAGAACGTGCATCACGTGAACGTCATTTTCGCAAGTAA
- a CDS encoding GGDEF domain-containing protein produces the protein MIVNGLEKWLGVGRADSEFRESSFIFISLTVLTLILTFFVCYNVFVIPSRLLAAIEAIGVLFCLFSYYFLWQSRDPRVAAIILVSVMTSISLLFILGTGNDEFALAFCFLTPVIAIFILGYKLGSLFSLANFIFVAYICITYMDNWSPVYFDTISFVHLTTIYFFLFSVSYFYDAGRRRTMVLLEESNRQLQALSNTDGLTNISNRRFMEKLLLDSQVGQWVAIIDIDDFKQVNDVYGHEVGDKVLVSIANILKVSVQGIGHVGRWGGEEFLVLFTDATEDVIESHIHQCQKSITDYDFGIGRSVTISCGIAPHLDSFNTSTFSHADEALYRAKTSGKNCFRFSVAHKFTENPI, from the coding sequence GTGATAGTTAATGGGTTAGAAAAATGGCTCGGCGTAGGTCGTGCGGATAGTGAGTTTAGAGAAAGCTCGTTCATTTTCATTTCCTTGACGGTGCTCACGTTAATTCTTACCTTTTTTGTTTGTTACAATGTATTCGTCATTCCGTCACGATTGCTCGCAGCAATAGAAGCAATAGGGGTTCTTTTCTGCTTGTTTAGCTATTATTTCCTGTGGCAAAGTCGAGATCCTAGAGTTGCGGCAATAATTCTGGTCTCTGTGATGACTTCCATAAGCCTGTTATTTATTCTGGGTACAGGTAATGATGAATTTGCGTTGGCCTTTTGTTTCCTGACGCCAGTGATTGCCATCTTTATTCTTGGGTATAAGTTAGGTTCTCTTTTTAGTCTCGCCAATTTTATCTTTGTTGCATATATTTGTATCACTTATATGGATAACTGGTCTCCCGTCTATTTTGATACCATCAGTTTTGTTCATCTCACGACGATCTATTTCTTTTTGTTTTCTGTTTCTTACTTTTATGATGCCGGACGTCGAAGAACCATGGTTCTCTTGGAAGAATCTAATCGTCAACTGCAGGCACTTTCTAATACTGATGGGCTAACCAATATATCTAATCGTCGATTTATGGAAAAGCTGTTACTCGATTCTCAAGTTGGGCAGTGGGTTGCTATTATCGATATCGATGATTTTAAACAAGTAAATGATGTTTATGGGCACGAAGTAGGTGATAAGGTGTTGGTGAGTATTGCGAACATACTCAAAGTCAGCGTTCAGGGAATTGGCCATGTGGGACGATGGGGAGGTGAAGAGTTTTTGGTCCTCTTCACCGACGCAACTGAGGATGTTATCGAATCTCATATTCATCAATGCCAGAAATCCATCACAGATTATGATTTTGGCATAGGGAGAAGCGTCACCATCAGTTGTGGTATTGCGCCACATCTAGATAGTTTTAATACCTCGACATTCAGTCATGCTGATGAAGCATTGTATCGAGCAAAAACCTCGGGGAAAAACTGCTTTCGATTTTCGGTTGCCCATAAATTCACTGAAAATCCTATTTAG
- a CDS encoding linear amide C-N hydrolase: MCTRILNNINKDHITVGRNMDWEFSLEPTIIINPAHGRRIGMSEAELNQINQHTSNKLKNTEVLEWEVNYATVSTLIGDINEGYGFCDGMNDQGLVANALYDTNCSFAKSQEPQQKGLSVLRWGQYILDSFATVAEAVESLSKNTIYLYGGKVPGDENSPATLHLSISDKKGKSAILEVKNSEIQIYCHENYTVMTNQPDYKTQLKMMDYWLYQWNKPDIFSEQYEDLEDTAEKSLDEFMKNIRNPHPVFSVPGGYTSVQRFERGCFYRYMYNPQAQDVDPVAQVRAMVATCIVPVSFEELYPINLFEKLKKKLGYSVNSYTLWSNISDSTQRRYYFMSNEMVQTVWFDIDNEPKECKKLVINSAFKASHHMGPANQVMEPCENAPFY; encoded by the coding sequence ATGTGCACACGGATACTCAATAATATAAATAAAGATCATATTACGGTTGGACGAAACATGGATTGGGAGTTTTCATTAGAGCCTACCATTATCATTAATCCAGCTCACGGACGACGAATTGGAATGAGCGAGGCAGAGCTCAACCAAATTAACCAACACACCTCTAATAAATTAAAGAATACAGAGGTATTGGAGTGGGAAGTAAACTACGCCACAGTTTCAACACTCATTGGGGATATCAACGAAGGCTACGGTTTTTGCGATGGCATGAATGATCAAGGACTAGTGGCCAATGCACTTTACGATACCAATTGTAGTTTTGCCAAATCTCAAGAACCACAACAAAAAGGGCTCAGTGTTCTACGCTGGGGACAGTATATTCTGGACAGTTTTGCTACCGTTGCTGAAGCGGTGGAATCGCTTTCAAAAAATACAATCTATCTTTATGGTGGAAAAGTACCTGGTGATGAAAACTCTCCTGCCACTCTGCATCTCTCTATTTCCGATAAAAAAGGAAAATCAGCGATATTAGAGGTCAAAAATAGCGAGATACAAATTTATTGTCATGAGAATTATACCGTCATGACGAACCAACCTGATTATAAAACCCAGCTCAAAATGATGGACTATTGGTTATATCAGTGGAATAAGCCAGACATTTTCAGTGAACAGTATGAGGATCTTGAAGATACAGCAGAGAAAAGCTTAGACGAGTTCATGAAAAATATTCGCAATCCTCACCCTGTATTTTCGGTACCCGGTGGTTACACATCTGTCCAGCGCTTTGAGCGAGGATGTTTTTATCGCTATATGTATAACCCGCAAGCACAAGACGTTGATCCTGTCGCTCAAGTTCGTGCCATGGTCGCGACATGTATCGTCCCGGTCTCATTTGAAGAACTGTACCCAATAAACTTATTTGAAAAACTGAAGAAGAAGCTGGGGTATTCAGTCAATTCATATACGTTATGGAGTAACATTAGTGATTCAACCCAAAGGCGTTACTATTTTATGAGTAATGAAATGGTACAAACGGTATGGTTTGATATCGATAATGAACCTAAAGAGTGCAAAAAGTTGGTCATAAATTCAGCTTTCAAAGCATCACATCATATGGGCCCAGCCAATCAAGTCATGGAGCCATGTGAAAATGCTCCATTCTATTGA
- a CDS encoding Rid family detoxifying hydrolase has translation MAEILNTTKAPLAIGPYVQGVNLGGMVMTSGQLPINPQTKQMPEDITEQTLQSLNNALSIIEEAGLNASNIVKTTVFVKDLNDFPLVNTVYGEFFESHNASFPARSCVEVARLPMDAKVEIEVIATK, from the coding sequence ATGGCAGAAATACTCAACACAACAAAGGCACCACTGGCAATCGGGCCTTATGTACAAGGCGTCAATCTGGGTGGCATGGTCATGACCTCGGGGCAATTACCCATTAACCCACAAACGAAACAGATGCCTGAAGATATCACAGAGCAAACCTTGCAATCGTTAAACAATGCTTTGTCTATCATTGAAGAAGCCGGTTTAAATGCAAGCAACATCGTTAAGACGACGGTTTTCGTCAAAGACTTAAATGACTTTCCACTCGTCAACACAGTCTATGGCGAATTCTTTGAAAGCCACAACGCATCTTTCCCAGCACGCTCATGCGTAGAAGTCGCTCGCCTGCCGATGGATGCAAAAGTAGAAATTGAAGTGATAGCGACCAAGTAA
- a CDS encoding aromatic amino acid transporter, whose amino-acid sequence MNNNPSLIGGACIIASVCVGAGMLGLPSAGAGAWTTWSLIAITFTMIMMTLSGWMLLEAFKRYDLKVSFNTVTKDILGDNVNRINNLAVYFVGGILLYAYITSSGLILEGALGINNKISSILFVAIFSLFVWHSTRAVDRISIVLIAFMVLSFVFGISGLAVNIDANVLFDRISKESNYAPYAMAMLPIALTSFGYHHSVASMRCYYGSEHRAKYAILGGTVIALCLYFIWMVSIYGNLPRSNFGPVIAQGGNVDVLLAALGSVIDSDKVSHAINTFSMAAILSSFIGVGLGVFDFLADLFKFEDSKQGRTKTWAVTFIPPLLLSLLFPFGFVVAIGYAGAAATIWACLIPALLARKSRTLEGGREGFMAPGGNAIIGMLIVFGIATAVFHFMSMMNLLPTFSG is encoded by the coding sequence ATGAACAATAATCCATCTTTAATAGGCGGAGCTTGTATCATCGCAAGCGTCTGTGTGGGGGCTGGCATGTTAGGTTTACCGAGTGCGGGAGCGGGCGCTTGGACAACTTGGTCTCTTATCGCAATTACCTTCACCATGATCATGATGACACTCTCAGGTTGGATGCTATTGGAAGCATTCAAGCGCTACGATCTTAAAGTGTCTTTCAACACGGTGACCAAAGATATTCTCGGCGATAACGTCAACCGAATTAATAACTTAGCGGTTTATTTTGTTGGCGGTATCTTACTTTATGCTTACATCACGTCTTCAGGTTTAATTTTGGAAGGTGCTTTAGGCATCAATAATAAAATCTCATCAATCCTGTTTGTGGCTATTTTTTCTCTTTTCGTTTGGCACTCTACGCGAGCCGTCGACAGGATCTCTATTGTTTTGATTGCCTTTATGGTTCTGAGTTTCGTATTCGGTATTTCTGGTTTAGCCGTCAACATCGATGCGAACGTACTGTTCGACCGCATCAGCAAAGAATCCAATTACGCCCCCTACGCTATGGCCATGTTACCTATCGCCTTAACGTCATTTGGCTATCATCACTCAGTGGCCAGTATGCGTTGTTACTACGGAAGTGAACATCGCGCAAAATACGCCATTTTGGGCGGTACTGTTATCGCGCTATGTCTGTACTTTATATGGATGGTCAGTATTTACGGTAACCTACCACGTAGCAATTTCGGCCCAGTGATTGCCCAAGGTGGTAATGTTGACGTTCTATTGGCTGCGTTAGGCTCTGTGATTGATTCAGACAAGGTATCGCACGCAATCAACACATTCTCAATGGCGGCCATTCTTTCTTCGTTCATCGGTGTCGGCTTGGGTGTTTTTGATTTTCTGGCAGACCTTTTTAAATTTGAAGACAGCAAACAAGGCCGCACCAAAACTTGGGCCGTGACCTTTATTCCACCACTTCTTCTTTCTCTATTGTTCCCATTCGGCTTTGTTGTGGCGATTGGCTATGCAGGTGCGGCAGCAACGATCTGGGCTTGTTTAATTCCAGCATTATTGGCCCGTAAATCACGAACTTTAGAAGGTGGTCGAGAAGGTTTTATGGCCCCGGGTGGCAACGCCATTATCGGTATGCTGATCGTATTTGGTATCGCAACCGCAGTATTCCACTTTATGTCAATGATGAATCTATTACCGACATTCAGCGGATAA
- the tnaA gene encoding tryptophanase: protein MENFKHLPEPFRIRVVEPVKRTTREHREEAILKAGMNPFLLDSDDVFIDLLTDSGTGSITQRMQAAMLMGDEAYSGSRSYYTLANAVKDIFGYELTIPTHQGRGAEQIYIPVLIKKREQEKGLDRSKMVALSNYFFDTTQGHTQVNCCVAKNVYTEDAFDTSVNADFKGNFDIAKLEMAIEEAGPANVPYIVSTITCNSAGGQPVSIANLKAVYTIAQRYDIPVIMDSARFAENAYFIQQREPGYQDWTIEEITRETYQYADGLAMSAKKDAMVQMGGLLCFKDESMMDAYTECRTLCVVQEGFPTYGGLEGGAMERLAVGLYDGMRQDWLEYRISQVQYLVDGLEAIGVVCQQAGGHAAFVDAGKLLPHIPSHQFPAHALACELYKVAGIRAVEIGSLLLGRDPATGQQHPCPAELLRLTIPRATYTQTHMDFVIEAFEKVKKNAHNVKGLDFTYEPPVLRHFTARLKEIE from the coding sequence ATGGAAAACTTTAAACACTTACCAGAACCATTTCGCATTCGTGTGGTTGAACCAGTAAAACGTACCACGCGTGAACATCGTGAAGAAGCCATCCTTAAAGCAGGTATGAACCCGTTCCTTTTAGATAGTGATGATGTGTTCATTGACCTGCTCACTGACAGCGGCACCGGCTCTATCACTCAAAGAATGCAAGCCGCAATGCTGATGGGCGACGAAGCATACAGTGGCAGCCGCAGCTACTACACGCTTGCGAATGCGGTAAAAGATATCTTCGGTTATGAATTAACGATTCCAACGCACCAAGGTCGTGGTGCAGAACAAATCTATATTCCTGTTCTGATTAAAAAACGTGAACAAGAAAAAGGCCTAGACCGTTCAAAAATGGTGGCACTGTCTAACTACTTCTTCGACACCACGCAAGGTCACACTCAGGTTAACTGCTGTGTGGCGAAAAACGTCTATACCGAAGATGCGTTCGATACGTCTGTCAATGCCGATTTCAAAGGTAACTTTGACATCGCGAAACTTGAAATGGCGATTGAAGAAGCGGGACCCGCGAACGTTCCTTACATTGTCAGCACAATTACTTGTAACTCGGCAGGTGGGCAGCCGGTCTCTATTGCGAACTTGAAAGCGGTATACACGATTGCTCAACGTTACGATATCCCTGTCATCATGGACTCAGCGCGTTTTGCCGAGAATGCTTACTTTATTCAACAACGTGAGCCCGGTTACCAAGATTGGACGATCGAAGAAATCACGCGTGAAACTTATCAATACGCAGATGGCTTAGCCATGTCAGCGAAGAAAGATGCAATGGTTCAAATGGGCGGACTGTTGTGTTTCAAAGATGAATCGATGATGGACGCTTACACTGAATGTCGTACACTTTGTGTCGTTCAAGAAGGTTTCCCTACCTATGGTGGTCTTGAAGGCGGTGCCATGGAACGACTTGCGGTCGGCCTTTACGATGGCATGCGTCAGGACTGGTTAGAGTACCGTATCAGTCAGGTTCAGTACCTTGTTGATGGCTTGGAAGCCATTGGGGTTGTGTGTCAGCAAGCCGGCGGTCACGCCGCATTCGTTGATGCAGGAAAACTATTACCTCATATCCCTTCACATCAATTCCCAGCTCATGCTTTGGCTTGTGAGCTCTACAAAGTCGCCGGTATCCGCGCGGTGGAAATCGGTTCGTTACTATTAGGCCGTGACCCGGCAACGGGCCAACAGCACCCTTGCCCTGCTGAGTTGTTACGCCTGACGATTCCTCGCGCGACTTACACTCAAACGCACATGGACTTCGTTATCGAAGCGTTTGAGAAAGTCAAAAAGAATGCTCATAACGTGAAGGGGCTGGATTTCACCTACGAACCACCCGTGCTACGCCACTTCACTGCTCGTCTGAAAGAAATTGAATAA